Proteins found in one Triticum urartu cultivar G1812 chromosome 4, Tu2.1, whole genome shotgun sequence genomic segment:
- the LOC125551929 gene encoding uncharacterized protein LOC125551929, whose product MAAPAMFPKATRKASVGGRAWRLLRLAVLWARKGSAAQSLRLLKTLRHSRVAGLGLGHGGRRNDRLHYGEREFSIDETPAFRFRTPSARVLRFIPCIAPSVPDTPGVYGDDRYFFRDDRERDASCAGDFYDDQPSECGLESLDDGADEQLLERAMMEASVGSAGAAEAGEDAGVDVKADEFIAKFYAQMKLQRQISWLQYNEMMERSVC is encoded by the coding sequence ATGGCGGCGCCGGCGATGTTTCCTAAGGCGACCAGGAAGGCCTCCGTGGGCGGCCGGGCGTGGCGGCTGCTGCGGCTGGCGGTgctctgggcgcggaaggggagcGCGGCGCAGAGCCTCCGCCTGCTCAAGACGCTGCGGCACAGCCGCGTCGCCGGCCTCGGCCTCGGCCACGGCGGCCGGCGCAACGACCGGCTGCACTACGGCGAGCGGGAGTTCTCCATCGACGAGACGCCGGCGTTCCGGTTCCGCACCCCCTCCGCGCGCGTGCTCCGGTTCATCCCCTGCATCGCGCCCTCCGTCCCCGACACCCCAGGCGTCTACGGCGACGACCGCTACTTCTTCCGCGACGACCGCGAGAGGGACGCGAGCTGCGCCGGGGACTTCTACGATGACCAGCCGAGCGAGTGCGGCCTGGAGAGCCTCGACGATGGCGCGGATGAGCAGCTGCTCGAGCGCGCGATGATGGAGGCGAGCGTCGGCTCGGCGGGAGCCGCGGAGGCCGGCGAGGATGCCGGGGTGGACGTGAAGGCGGACGAGTTCATCGCAAAGTTCTACGCGCAGATGAAGCTGCAACGGCAAATCTCGTGGCTGCAATACAACGAGATGATGGAAAGGAGCGTCTGCTAG